Proteins encoded within one genomic window of Salvelinus sp. IW2-2015 unplaced genomic scaffold, ASM291031v2 Un_scaffold6179, whole genome shotgun sequence:
- the LOC112078747 gene encoding pecanex-like protein 1: MSLVNFEPATRRASNNIWDTDSHLSRSTSVRFYPHDLIRLNRLLTIDPELLEQQDVDLSPELQDAPLDLEDPAKAAAHQAKQHYRFWLLPNLWVGLHFDRLTLLALFDRNREVLENILAVTLAVLVAFLGSVLLVGGFFTDIWVFQFCLVIASCQYSLLKSVQPDSSSPRHGHNRIIAYSRPVYFCLCCVLIWMLDYGSARTGSARFTLYGVAITSSLVLSSARDLVIVFTLCFPIVFFVGLLPQVNTFVVYLFEQLDIHVFGGNASTSLLSSLYSVLRSAVTVALLYGLCYGALK, from the exons ATGTCCCTGGTTAACTTCGAACCAGCGACACGACGCGCCTCCAATAACATATG GGACACAGACTCCCACCTCTCCAGATCTACCTCAGTTCGCTTCTACCCTCATGACCTG aTCCGTCTGAACCGTCTCCTAACCATTGACCCAGAGCTGTTAGAACAGCAGGATGTAGACCTGAGCCCAGAGCTCCAGGATGCTCCTCTAGACCTGGAGGACCCAGCCAAGGCCGCAGCACACCAGGCCAAACAGCACTACCGCTTCTGGCTGCTGCCTAACCTGTGGGTCGGCCTGCACTTTGACAGACTCACTTTGCTGGCTCTGTTTGACAG AAACCGTGAGGTTCTGGAGAACATCCTAGCAGTGACGCTAGCAGTCCTGGTGGCCTTCCTGGGGTCCGTCCTATTGGTCGGCGGATTCTTCACTGATATCTGGGTCTTCCAGTTCTGCCTCGTCATCGCCAGCTGCCAGTACTCACTACTCAAG AGTGTTCAACCAGACTCTTCTTCTCCTCGACAC GGCCATAATCGTATCATCGCCTACAGCCGGCCCGTCTActtctgtctgtgctgtgtgttgatCTGGATGTTGGATTACGGTAGTGCCAGGACCGGTTCAGCCCGGTTCACCCTGTACGGTGTCGCCATCACTAGCTCCCTGGTTCTGTCCTCTGCCAGGGACCTCGTCATCG TGTTCACTCTGTGCTTTCCTATCGTGTTCTTCGTGGGGCTCCTCCCCCAGGTCAACACCTTCGTGGTGTACCTCTTTGAGCAGTTGGATATCCACGTGTTCGGGGGGAACG CCTCCACCAGCCTTCTGTCATCTCTCTACAGTGTCCTGCGAAGCGCGGTCACCGTGGCCCTGCTCTACGGACTCTGCTACGGGGCCCTAAAG